One window of the Salmo trutta chromosome 35, fSalTru1.1, whole genome shotgun sequence genome contains the following:
- the LOC115174937 gene encoding 5-hydroxytryptamine receptor 1E, which produces MEMERDLGDSSTGPNITNSTGAPDSALPVVVFTDRMVVLVVILALLTLLTVLANSAVITAICTTKKLHLPANYLICSLALTDFLVAILVMPISILYIATEYWSLGQVVCEAWLSVDMTCCTCSILHLCVIALDRYWAITKAIEYARKRSARRAAVMVGIIWVISVFISIPPLFWRHRPGSHGPKQCIIEHDHVGYTIYSTFGAFYIPMTLILILYYRIYNAAKTLYQKRGSSRHLSSRSQTKTDSQNSLNHCRMAHTFCVSDLSTSDPTLEFDRLNATIRIPSFETDMDGADERSQICTSRERKAARILGLILGAFILCWLPFFLKELLVGLQVITASPQLSDFLTWLGYINSLINPLLYTSFNEDFKLAFKKLLRRKEHA; this is translated from the coding sequence atggagatggagagggaccTTGGGGACAGCTCCACAGGGCCCAATATCACCAACAGCACAGGAGCTCCAGACAGCGCTCTCCCTGTGGTGGTGTTCACAGACAGGATGGTGGTGCTGGTGGTTATTCTGGCGCTACTCACCCTCCTCACCGTGCTGGCCAACAGTGCTGTCATCACAGCCATCTGCACCACCAAGAAGCTCCACCTTCCCGCCAACTACCTCATCTGCTCCCTGGCGTTGACCGACTTCCTGGTAGCTATCCTGGTCATGCCAATCAGCATCCTATACATTGCCACAGAGTACTGGTCGTTGGGCCAGGTAGTGTGTGAGGCCTGGCTGAGTGTAGACATGACCTGCTGCACCTGCTCCATCCTGCACCTGTGTGTCATAGCGCTGGACCGCTACTGGGCTATCACCAAGGCCATCGAGTACGCCCGTAAGAGGTCGGCCCGCCGGGCAGCTGTCATGGTGGGCATCATCTGGGTCATCTCAGTCTTCATATCCATTCCACCCCTCTTCTGGAGACACAGGCCCGGTAGCCACGGCCCAAAACAGTGCATCATAGAGCATGACCACGTGGGCTACACTATTTACTCCACCTTCGGGGCCTTTTACATCCCCATGACCCTTATTCTCATCTTGTACTATAGGATTTACAATGCTGCTAAGACGCTCTATCAGAAACGGGGCTCATCGCGGCACTTGAGCAGCCGAAGCCAGACGAAGACTGATAGCCAGAACTCTCTGAACCACTGCCGTATGGCACACACCTTCTGCGTATCAGACCTATCCACCTCAGACCCCACTCTGGAGTTTGACAGGCTCAATGCCACCATCCGTATCCCCTCATTCGAGACAGATATGGACGGGGCAGATGAGAGGAGCCAGATCTGTACCTCCAGGGAGAGGAAGGCAGCACGTATCCTGGGCCTCATCCTCGGGGCTTTTATCCTCTGCTGGCTGCCTTTCTTTCTGAAGGAGCTCCTTGTGGGCCTACAGGTCATAACTGCCTCACCCCAGCTGTCAGACTTTCTAACCTGGCTGGGCTACATCAACTCACTTATTAATCCTCTACTTTACACCAGCTTCAATGAGGATTTTAAGTTGGCATTTAAGAAACTGCTCAGACGAAAGGAGCATGCATAG